In a single window of the Carassius carassius chromosome 26, fCarCar2.1, whole genome shotgun sequence genome:
- the ccdc59 gene encoding LOW QUALITY PROTEIN: thyroid transcription factor 1-associated protein 26 homolog (The sequence of the model RefSeq protein was modified relative to this genomic sequence to represent the inferred CDS: inserted 2 bases in 2 codons; deleted 3 bases in 2 codons), which yields MAPLKQEAKTKGPIKGKYLNNTCPHGGLTHNGKKKRKWVPESKVFDGSVKEGQGFAFKRKEKIKHDYNKLLRKERKKXQASHIQSEEEYPEHLRHLYLAEKERLDEAEQEKKRXRCKGRAVDEETEEDDELKTVLDLPFTEKHISNTKTDQTTASDSADEPAESDSSHKTPFIRRKQKMSSYQKTKQEYERIKEECARKREEFLKDKTQREEALKKYKKKIATYQLLKRKTKKGQPNFNLHMELLLQKIQAQRK from the exons atggcacctttaaaacaaGAGGCAAAAACTAAAGGTCCGATTAAAGGAAAATACTTAAATAACACATGTCCACATGGTGGTTTAACACACAAcggcaaaaagaaaagaaaatgggtTCCAGAGAGCAAAGTTTTTGATGGTAGTGTAAAAGAAG GTCAGGGATTTGCCTTCAAAAGGAAGGAGAAGATAAAACATGATTATAACAAACTTCTCAGAAAGGAGAGGAAGA ATCAAGCATCACATATCCAGTCAGAAGAGGAATATCCTGAGCATCTGAGACATCTGTACCTGGCTGAAAAAGAACGACTAGATGAAGcagaacaagaaaaaaaga aaCGATGTAAAGGGAGAGCAGTAGATGAAGAGACAGAGGAAGATGATGAGCTAAAAACAGTGTTGGATTTACCTTTTACTGAGAAACACATCTCAAACACAAAGACTGACCAAACTACTGCCTCTGATTCAGCTGATGAACCAGCAGAGTCTGACAG CTCCCATAAGACTCCATTCATCAGAAGGAAGCAGAAAATGTCATCGTATCAGAAGACAAAGCAAGAATATGAAAGGATAAAGGAGGAATGTGCAAGAAAACGAGAG GAATTCTTGAAAGACAAAACTCAGCGAGAGGAGGCtctg aaaaaatataagaaGAAAATAGCAACCTATCAGTTGTTGAAGAGAAAAACTAAGAAAGGTCAGCCCAACTTCAATCTCCATATGGAGCTATTGCTGCAAAAGATT CAAGCTCAGCGCAAATAA
- the LOC132105642 gene encoding antigen WC1.1-like isoform X1, giving the protein MENCLMLMFLCYMVKLITSDSVSVRLVNGNNPCAGRVEVYNDGQWGTVCHDGWDMTDAAVVCRELDCETAVKATRRAHFGQGSGPISMGYVGCSGSETTLKDCSSDSRATQQYCYHGYDAGVICSGRHPKLVNGSHLCSGRLEILQESKQYTVCDADFDQQDAEVVCRELDCGAPVQVLGAAAFGKGNAQMWTQEIQCRGDESHIRRCPLSTSKKNCTHDNDIGLICSGYTEVKLVNGSDSCSGRVELRFLKEWGTVCDACWDMRAANVLCRQLNCGIAVTVVGSDWFGEGVNATWADVFDCDGKETKLSECSISSWSRAECSHRRDVGVICSNSKAHLRNCSSSQTLKCSSTQQLSVKNTGRGSIRLVGSGGDCAGRLEVFHSGSWGTVCDDSWDIKDAHVVCRQLQCGVALSNQQVPAWFGPGSGHIWLDEVECEGNETSLWSCSSSGWGKHDCNHKEDVGVVCSEFKEIRLTEGCEGNVEVFYNGSWGNVCWNQMEKDTASLICQELNCGRSGDLSDSTARVESAPNWLDKVKCRPHDSNLWQCPSLPWGQNDCNKDEVAKITCSNKENQESPRSRLTCFVFPSPQQKQCSNHVPLRLSGGKGRCSGRLEVYHNAVWGSVCDDQWDISDAQVVCRQLGCGAALRADGNSVFGAGEGVVWMNEGQCRGNEIHLWDCSLSLKNHTECARKKLVTVNCVGQEKFWIISVLIIFVKLIICIIVYVFVSVLPNLSVSTSPATTTSASPPVSPPVRSTSVSPPQTLSVPPVLVIVLGVVLLLLLVPLLILIQQNRVMRRGRRDPETVILCLIQCVISHVL; this is encoded by the exons ATGGAGAACTGTCTGATGCTGATGTTTCTGTGTTATATGGTAAAACTCATCACCTCCG ACAGTGTGAGTGTGAGGTTGGTGAATGGCAATAATCCCTGTGCTGGTCGAGTGGAGGTTTATAATGATggtcagtggggaacagtgtgtCATGATGGCTGGGATATGACtgatgctgcagtggtgtgtagagagctggactgtgagACGGCTGTAAAAGCAACACGTAGGGCTCACTTTGGACAAGGATCAGGACCAATTTCAATGGGTTATGTAGGATGTAGTGGATCAGAGACTACACTGAAAGACTGTAGTTCAGACAGCAGGGCTACACAGCAGTACTGTTATCATGGTTACGATGCTGGTGTCATCTGTTCAG GTCGTCACCCCAAACTTGTTAATGGATCTCACCTGTGTTCTGGGAGATTAGAGATACTTCAGGAGAGCAAACAGTACACAGTGTGTGACGCTGActttgaccagcaggatgcagaggttgtgtgtagagagctggactgtggggctcctgtacaggtgctgggagcagctgcttttgGTAAAGGAAACGCTCAGATGTggacacaagagattcagtgcagaGGAGATGAATCACACATCCGACGCTGTCCTTTGTCAACTTCTAAAAAAAACTGCACCCATGACAATGACATAGGACTGATATGCTCAG GTTACACTGAGGTTAAACTAGTAAATGGTTCAGACTCTTGTTCTGGAAGAGTGGAGCTTCGGTTCCTCAAAGAGTGGGGCACAGTGtgtgatgcatgctgggatatgAGAGCTGCCAATGTCCTCTGTAGACAGCTGAATTGTGGGATTGCTGTGACTGTTGTGGGATCAGACTGGTTTGGAGAGGGAGTTAATGCAACCTGGGCTGATGTGTTTGATTGTGACGGGAAAGAAACAAAACTCTCAGAATGTTCCATCTCTTCATGGAGTCGAGCTGAATGTTCTCACAGACGAGATGTTGGAGTCATCTGCTCTA ACAGTAAAGCTCATCTGAGGAACTGTAGCTCTTCACAAACTCTCAAATGCAGCTCCACACAACAGCTGTCAGTAAAGAACACTG GTCGTGGGTCCATCAGGCTGGTGGGTTCTGGGGGAGACTGTGCAGGGAGGCTGGAGGTTTTTCACAGCGGCTCATGGGGGACAGTGTGTGATGACTCCTGGGATATTAAAGATGCTCATGTGGTGTGCAGACAGCTGCAGTGTGGAGTGGCCCTCAGTAACCAGCAGGTACCAGCCTGGTTTGGTCCTGGTTCTGGACACATATGGCTGGATGAGGTGGAGTGTGAGGGGAATGAGACGTCCCTGTGGAGCTGCTCTTCTTCAGGCTGGGGAAAACATGACTGTAATCACAAGGAGGATGTAGGAGTCGTGTGCTCAG AGTTTAAAGAGATCAGGTTAACTGAGGGCTGTGAAGGGAATGTGGAGGTTTTCTACAATGGATCCTGGGGTAATGTGTGCTGGAACCAGATGGAAAAAGACACAGCGAGTCTGATCTGTCAAGAGCTGAACTGTGGAAGATCTGGTGATTTGTCTGATTCTACAGCAAGAGTGGAATCAGCTCCTAACTGGCTGGATAAAGTAAAATGTCGACCACATGACTCAAATCTGTGGCAATGTCCATCTTTACCCTGGGGACAGAATGACTGTAATAAGGATGAAGTGGCCAAAATCACCTGCTCAA ATAAGGAGAATCAAGAGTCTCCTCGGAGTCGTCTGACATGTTTTGTCTTTCCATCTCCTCAACAGAAACAGTGTTCAA atcaTGTTCCTCTCAGACTGAGTGGAGGTAAGGGCCGGTGCTCTGGGAGGCTGGAGGTGTATCATAACGCTGTGTGGGGCTCAGTCTGTGATGATCAGTGGGACATCAGCGATGCTCAGGTGGTCTGCAGGCAGCTGGGTTGTGGAgcagcactgagggctgatgggaaTTCAGTCTTTGGTGCTGGTGAAGGTGTTGTGTGGATGAACGAAGGTCAATGCAGAGGGAATGAGATTCACCTGTGGGACTGTTCTCTCTCCCTGAAAAACCACACTGAATGTGCGCGCAAGAAGCTTGTTACAGTCAACTGTGTAGGTCAGGAAAAATTCTGGATCATTTCAGTGCtaataatatttgttaaattaatcatttgcattattgtatatgtgtttgtgtctgttttgcCAAATTTGTCAGTGTCCACTTCTCCTGCCACAACAACATCAGCTTCTCCTCCAGTTTCTCCTCCAGTGCGCTCAACATCAGTCTCTCCTCCACAAACTCTCTCCGTCCCCCCAGTGCTTGTGATTGTTCTGGGAGTTGTGCTCTTACTGCTCTTAGTGCCACTGCTTATACTGATTCAGCAGAACAGAGTGATGAGGAGAGGTAGGAGAGATCCAGAGACTGTCATATTGTGTCTTATTCAGTGTGTGATCAGTCATGTGTTGTGA